The Capsicum annuum cultivar UCD-10X-F1 chromosome 3, UCD10Xv1.1, whole genome shotgun sequence genomic sequence agaaaagtatGTTTTTTCCCCTTGTTTGTGCGAGAACTTCATACAGATTGGCATAGATGTTCATACTTCCATAGAACATTGAGAATTGTTTTTGGGCATGCGTACTTCTTCAATTAGGCAAGCATTGGTTTCTGTGAGACCTAGCTTAGGATAAAAATCCCACATAGGCAAAACACAAGAGAGATGTTGGATATATTAGTAAGCAGTCCTTACAccctagtgacgcgttttaaaaCCATGCGAGCCCAGGCCCCGAGCGGACAACATCGCTAGCAAACTGGGACGTTCAACTGAGTTTAGGCAAATCCCGGTAAGGCGGGCCAAATCTCAGTGCTGAGTCTAGGCAAATTCCATGCAATGGGGCGAACCTCAAtgaggacgctgagtccataagaGCTGGTGTATGTGACTAACTAGTGATGCGTTTCAAAGCCGTGCGGGCCTAGGCttagagcggacaatatcaccaGCGGGCGACCGTTACAATTTCCACTTAACATTCCTAAACTCAATGTCAAGATGTTGTACTTTTTAAATGAAATTAACTTCATTATATTTATAGACGAGTTCGACCTAGTACCTTTTATAGAACCGTGaagtgtcatattttattttagttggtgAAATTCCGGATCATGCTGCATCTTGGCCTTTGCAGGTATACCTACAAGCTTGGTCATAGATTCTTAAATGGCACATATATCTGGAATCAGATGTATCAGTTTAAATCATCTCCTTATCCTGGTCAAAACTCTATACAACGTGTTGTCATTTTTGGAGACATGGGAAAGGTTTGTAGTCTCTTCAGATTCAGTTAGACTTGAAATTTATCTTTCACATGATCCTGATAGCATTTAATTATCTGGAAAGCTCATAATATGCTTTCATTACTAATTTGTATTCCTTGGTTATGACATGCATTATCatgaattttctttctttttgtgctGCTTCATGTTATTTGATTACCAATTGTGAAGCTTTTGTTATCATTCCATATGGATTATCAAGTTCATGGGGGAGGGGAGCCAGGAAAAGCTTTTATCAATAGCAGAGTAGCATAAGAATGCAAATAGTGAAGTGTAAACTGCTTTCAGAGGAAGGTAAGAGAATGAGGGGAAAGGAAAATGACAATATGTTGCACTGGTCAATTGGTTTGGCACTGATAGAAGGGGACAAGTTTGGTGCAACTCCACATTTGATCCAACTGGCTTTTTAGGAGTCAAGGTGGACAGCTCAACTAGTTGAGGCCGATAGTTGTTATTATTCTCGTTTGTGATGGCGCTACTTGAATGCACGAATATGGAAAAGCACAGAATTGTGATCATTTGGTATCTGTATGTAGTTCAAACAGAATTTGAAGGCTCCTAGTTATGCATGCAATTGAAAATCTGGAAAGCTGCAGGGATGACAAAAAGAGCATGGTTTTCTGTGTTGCATGGATAAAGGGACCCAAGAGACGAGTGTCTTCTCTTAGGTTTCTTTCTCCTGCGCCCGTCATTTTCAATTAGTTGAGTTGGTAGCCTTGGGTTCAAGTTTTAAAAGAATCTGAATCACCTTTGTTAAAAATAGATTACCACCAGAGCAATTAAATTCTATGATTTCGGCAAGTAGATTTGCCTTTTATCTCCACTGTTGCATATTCAATATCAAAAGATCATGCTAACTATACCAACTGATAAGCAAACAATTTTGAAGTACAAAGAAAATTGTGGTTAGTTTGCATATGATGAATCGTCTATTGATAGTAGTAAATCCTCAAAGGCCATCTTATCTCAGTCTGGGACATGCTTAATTTTGACCTAGTGATCCATGTCAAGTTGATTGAAGTTATTTTAGCTCAACTTACTCAGTACTTCACGTTAAAAGAGGTTAGTTCTGTCAGTCTAATGTTTAATAGTGACATAAGTAAAATGCAGATGTCAGTTTGGTAGTTCTTTATTCCTAGGAATAAATTGGAAACTAGACAAGTATGATAGTTTTTGTGAACAGTATTTTCCTCGTTCAAGGACCAATTTCAACTTTTGTGATATTTTTCTATTCTGTGTCTGCTTTCCTTtacaaaatcatagatcaaacCGCATTCTGAAGTTAACTATTTTGGTCAGGTTGATCATGTAATGATCTGCTTCATCTTTCCAAACTGCAGGATGAAGCTGATGGATCCAATGAATATAATCAATTTCAACCTGGCGCGCTGAACACTACCAATCAGCTTATTAATGATTTAAAGGACATTGACATTGTATTCCACATTGGCGATATCTGTTATGCCAATGGCTACATTTCACAGTGGGATCAGTTTACTTCTCAGATTGAGCCAATTGCTTCAACTATACCTTATATGCTTGCAAGGTATGCTGCAGTTCTACGTAGAACCTTGTTGAACATTTAAGAATTTTCTGCTTGCTTTGGGTAAATTCTTAACTTCGTTCTGCAGTGGCAACCATGAGCGTGACTGGCCCGGTACGGGATCATTTTATGGGAACATGGATTCAGGTGGAGAGTGTGGAGTTTTAGTTCAAAATATGTTTTATGTTCCCACAGAAAACAAGGATAAGTTCTGGTATGGTGATTGTTCCTATCTGATTATTTCATTTCTATAGGTACTTTTTCCAACGTATAATCATCACTCGACTATGAACCTCACTGTATCTGTGATTGCCAATCATTTTTCTATTCATGGAATATAATCTTTTGAAGAATGTCATTTCACCTGCCGCTCCACTAGTTATCCTTCTGTGTCCAACAGTTCTTTGATATACTTTTTGCAATGTTCTTGTTTTCTTCTGTCAGGTATTCTACCGACTATGGTATGTTCCGGTTCTGCATAGCTGATACAGAACACGACTGGAGGGAGGGAACTGAGCAATATAACTTCATTGAACACTGCCTGGCATCTGTAGACAGGCAAAAACAACCGTGGCTGATCTTCCTTGCTCATCGGGTACTCGGCTATTCTTCAGATTCTTCTTATGCTGATGAAGGATCTTTTGCAGAGCCCATGGGTAGGGAAAGCCTTCAAAAACTCTGGCAAAAGTATAAAGTTGATATAGCCATATTCGGCCATGTTCATAACTATGAGAGGACGTGTCCCATCTACCAGGTACATCTGGAACTTCCAAATTTAATCATTGTAACGGAAGCTCAAATATTAGGATGTTATTTTACCTAACATTCGACAGTTAGTGGCCGTACGGTATAGCAGACAACAAATATTAGGATGTTTCCACGCATCATATTTACATTATTTCTGACATGAAATGGTTCCACTTTCGTTTATTTGGCTGATGTAAAGATGACGCTTCCTTGTTTACTGCAGAACATTTGTACAAACAACGAGAAGCGCTTTTATAAAGGTGGCTTGAATGGTACTATACATGTTGCTGCTGGAGGAGCTGGAGCAAGCCTTTCGGATTTTACCCCCATCCAAACTAAATGGAGCATCTTCAGGGATTATGACCATGGATTTGTGAAGTTGACAGCATTTGATCATTCAAATCTGTTGTTCGAGTACAAAAAGAGCAGTGATGGTAAAGTCTACGACTCCTTCAGGATATCACGAGACTATAGAGACATACTGGCCTGCACAGTCGACAGCTGCCCAAGCATGACCCTTGCATCTTGATCAATCAAGGTAAATGCATGATGCAGTTCAATTCTGGCGTGCCATACAGTCCAGTATATTTTTAAGCATCAAATCTACTGTATCAAAAAGTAAAAAGGGTCAAGGCTTATTTCTGCAAATATGATATGAAACCATCCGTCTTCTGCTCATCATTTACCTGATGCCTTAATGGTTGAATCATACGAAGATTGCGATAAATTTCAAATTCTGGTATACTGTATACGTCAAAGCATTCCACATCAACAGCTGATAACGACCTTATGGTATTTTCTCTTGAATTATTCCAGAATAAATTCAGAGAATTTTTCATGATTTACACCTTACTGTATAGTTGTAGTATTGTTTTCAAGGGTTCAGATGATATTGCTGAACACTTCTTCTCCTGATCAATAAAAGAACTGTGGAATCATCTCTgtcatttgttttctttttctatggTAAATGTGAATAGCTAACAATTACTGCCAATTTTTAACACTAAAAGTTAGAGAAAAGTAGCTTTAGATCTAGGGTGTCCTGAAAATTATTTTCCATAAAAATAAGTAAGTTAATTATTGTGCCAAAAGATATCATCCGAAAAGCATTTATATACAATCTAGACAAATATTATGAAAAGTGGAGGTGGGGGTTGCGGTCTGGGGTGGTGAAGATGAGGGCAACAAAGGTGGGAGTGAAGATGAGGTGTACTGGAGGATGAGATGACACAATCAATGACAAATGACacttaaaacatattttttctaCTTCCGTTACAAAAGTCATTTTCCTCGTCTTTTAACAATAACATATCccgtgtattcccacctagtggggtttgggaagggtagagtgtacgcagaccataccactacctcaggagaagtagagaggtggtttctgatagaccctcgacCCGCTAGCCACAAGATGATACTAATGCCACAAGATACTCCTAAACTATATATTCGAAATTATAGACAACCCACAACCCACGAGCAAGCAACTTCAGAAACAAATAAGAAACGCCCCCTACTGCGATCGACGCCCtctcaccccctaaccctctaccctaatccgcattcttcacaccttcctatcaagagtCATGTCAttcgtaagctgtaactgctccatatcatgccaatcatctccctccaatatttcttcggcctacccctaccccgcctaaaatcatccatagctcacacctccgcactggagcatcagatcccttcctcatcacgtgcccgaaccaacgtaacctcacttctcgcatcttgtcctccaccgtaGTCACTCTCacctcccgaataatctcattcctcaccttatctttcctggtatgaccacacatccaacgcaacatcctcatctccgccaccttttAACTTTTTAATGTGAGAGTTtttaactagccaacactccgctccatacaacatagccaggtagaacttacctttaagtttcTGTTATTTGAATTAAGATTTCAAGTGCAAGCACATGAACCGGATACACTTGGGAGTCCATGGCATAGGTGACTAGTACGAATGATAACCGATCAACAGGGCAATAGGAAGAACAATTACCAACAGTTAACTAACTGCATGTTACATAATACATAAGCAACCCACAAAGGTTTTTCAGGTGCTTGCATGAGCATAAATGGCCGTTAACCGCAAGCTTACATGCAATTTCACTGCTTGCAACTTTGCGACCAGAAAGACTCAACGCAATAAACATGCTCATTGCAAGAACCTTGcagagtcacatgactggctaACAACAGTTACGAGTCTTCATGTGATTAATGGATAAATAACAACATACTCAATACAATCTCACAAGTGAGATCTaaggagggtagagtatacgcaaACCTTATCCCCTACCTTGtcaggtagagaggctgtttcggAAAAGACTGATCAATGATATCAATGATAAATAACAACAAACAAATAAGAATGTTTGCAGATCTAGAGCATTTCTCTATAACTAGTCTGTACAGCATTAGCTCATAGACTGTAGGAGCCTCAAAATATGCTTCTATTCAGTAAATAGAGTTTTTCCCTGTACCCCACACCATTGTTTACTGCAAATAGAGACCACAAATGCGAGTGAAAAGACACAGGCTACAAACTCAAGACCCTGGAACAACACTAAACTGAGACAAGTGGCATACCGTTATCAAAATTCTAAGAATCGAAACAAGCTAGTCTTTTCATCCATTTACAGGGTGTCTACAAATCCTTGTAAAATCTGTGGTTCTGAGACACTACAAACAACGAGTAATATGACTGAACCCTAAGCATACACTGCAAAAGAAAAAGGTAGAGCACCAGTGGGAAGCACCGGGGATTATAAAAGAGCAGCCACATACAGTCCGCCTCCAAAGCCTCAGGAGAATTAACAGCCTTGAGGAAGCTTCATCCTTAGTGAAATAACCTTCAGAACATTTAGACCTGATCAATGGGTTCTGTCCTGTCCTGCACAGCAAGCCTCTCTGAAACATCAGCAAGTGATTTTAGGTTGCAATTGATCAATGCTTCAACAAAATAACACGTCTCGTCTTTGGTGTTTCCTTCGGGCACGTCCACCACAAATGATTCAATTACTAAGGTCCCAGGTCTTCCATCGATCACCTCGGGGTGGAGAGATATGATTGAGGAGTAGTTCTGGAAAagattaaatagaaaaaatgagaTAAGGGCAAAATACAGTGCAGAATATTTAAATGAATGCAGTGAAAACAATACATAGGTCGGAAGCAACCACAAGTATCTTTCCCCCCCTCCCTCactccctcttcctctctctcaGCAAGAGCAAACTAACCTATCATGTTTAGCCTGCTTAGTCAGAAGAAGATCATTCCTAgtgatttcttcaaaaaaaattcaattacatAATTACGCTTGCCTTCGCAGGATATGACATCACAATCATAGAGCATTCAATTACAATAATCCGTATTCCAATAAAAAAAGCGTTTCTCTAAGTACAAGATTTTCACAAGAAACAACCTGAATATATcaacaatgtttttttttttttgtgtgtgtacatatatagagagagagagagagtgtgtttGTTCTTTTTGGTGCATATATGGAAAACCATAATCGTTTTTGCTAAATCAAAGAACAAATACAGTTGGCTCTATGAAAGGACTTACATCAAGAAGATACACACTTATCTACCCTTCAAGTGCCTAACAACTGATCTATTCTCGTCAGTTCTCAACACACAAGTCAAAGGGGTCATTAAATGGTATAAACATGACATGGTACAATCAGAGAAAGTCCCTTCACGATAATTCCCAGCACCAGAGCTTAATTCAAAAAAGCATCAATCTAAAAGAGAACAAATTAATCTAATAGTTGAGAAACATGCTTAAATGCCTGCCTAGAATACCAACCTGCAATACCCTTTTTCCCTGACAAGTAGTAGGCTATTTAGAAGGAAGAGGAGTAGTAGTTTGCAAAATCAGTAGcgcaaaaatatcaatatcagaTGATTCGAGCTTCTCTGTACCTATATATGACTAAGCATTTGAAAATaactgtaattttttttataaccgtggtgtccgagCCAGCTTTAGCGCACCTCGACTAgatccacgggatacctgccacctcccaccagcaagtGATattaggtaactctgtccaccaaggctaggacaaatgggaagaatcacctagtattttttgTCTGTGCTTGGGGGGGGTTGAACCTGAGAACTCATGCTCTCAACCCACTTCGTTGACCACTAGGCTACACCCTTGTGTAAAAAAAAACTGTAAATTAGAAATCAGAAGTATATTATAAATCAAGTTAGAAGTTTAATTTGGTATTTAACTATAGTTTGGAGGCAATCTTCTACCATAGAAATGGTCATCCATTGAGAAACTAGTTGTTAAAAATCAGAAAGaataattgaaaaaagaaagaaacaaccaAAGAAGAGAGAATTGTTTAATACCCTAAGTCTGTGATCCCCGCCAATAATTCTGACACTCAAAATGTGCTCTTCATCATCAAGAAGCTCCAATCTCTCGGTACTCGTTGTTGCAGGGAGGCCAGACTTGACATCAACTTCCCTAAGACTACCAATCTCAAGATCTCCTTGCGCGATGCACCTGCTAACAAAGGGCTTGTACTTTTGTGGCTGATCAAACCGCCTAACCAATGACCAAACCTGATAAGAAGAGGAAGACCCAACAGCCATTAGGACTGGCTgaacacaaaatataaaaaatgcaaGTCTCCTTCATGTTACCAGAGATGAATTTTGTTCTGCTTGCAGTAATATGATTTGATCCAGAAATTCAGTCAAAGTAAAAAGCACAAGGCAATTAACTAGGAGAATTATAACTGCAGACGAGTCATTTGCCCCTTTTGGATAATCAATGACCATATCAATTGCCCATGCATTTAGCCTGTTGTCTCTATTCACTATAAGCACTTGCATTAGGTAGTTCTTCAAGGAATCTTTTGGTTCACGACCTAGTTATGCAAAATTAGGTTTGCCATGGAAAGATGATAATACATGAGATGTTTTGCCGTGGATGATCATAGTTTATTACACAATTAATTAAGCAGCATGCGATGCCAAATCAAGACTTAGCTAATCCTGTTaattctacaacaacaacaacatatgcaTATGcataccttacccctaccttgggaggtaagaggttgtttccaatagacacTTGGctcaagaaaaaaagaattaacaGGAGTAAAGAAGTCATGTCAAAATACTATAGAACTAATCCTTGATAATTCTAATTTATGTATTCTCATTCCATGATAAGTACAATATATGGAGAGAGAGTTCGTACTTTATACCTTATACAGCATTGCATTAGCGATGAAGAGTTTTATGTTAGGATTATTTCTGATACAACTAACTAAACGAGTAGTAAGAGTCACTTTCAAGACTGGATAAAAAGCTAATAGACTGGCACTCAAAGAAGATAGCAATTTTTGCTTGACCTAAAATAGGAAACAAATTCAACTTTCCTCGGTTTCATCTTCTATACAAATTCAACCAAAACACAAAACTAAGAAGGAACCTCACCGTTCTGGCCCAAAATCAAAACCTAGTGACGTCGTACTCCTTTGATATTTCGAGTATCAAACTTCTAAGTTTTGCCGGTGAATTCGAACAAGAagctttaaaatttttttatttgaaataatacaTTTGAAAACTATGTCAAAATCACAATCATTGACaactaaaaatatactaaaaatatataagaaaatttcaGTCAAAAGAAAAACTTGATTCACTCTCGAAATTCCAACGGTGTCACATACATAGCTATGGATAGAGTATTTTCTTTTTACATAAAAAGGGGAAAACAGAACACGGATCAATACAAATCAGGAAACTGGTCACTATATCCACAAAAATGGAAAATATAACGAATCTAACGTTTTAGCTTaaagatattttctaaaaaaataatcaatctcGAGAAGATTAACACACAGCTGAAAATAAAATCAATCGATctacacaaaaacaaaaatgcaaaTACATTCACAACTCCACACAAAGTATATATTAtataacaaaaaaagagaaataggaaGACGAACAAGATGAACAGGTGCTCGAATGTGCTTGACTAAAAACGAACTGCATTGATTCTCCTtaggctgatgaagatgatgtTTCCTTATATACTCTTTCTCCACACCGCTAAATCCATTAGCATTCATCATCGTCGTCAATATTAACGGCGGGCGTCTATTTCACTGTCCGGTGACCGTAAAATCACTCCGACGAAACTGCGCAAGTTAGCTGGTTAACGCGTATTGAAATAGCAAGTGGAGGAGTTGGACTCGGGAACTAGTCGACACCGCCATTTACAAAGAGATCTCCATTATCGATTTTATGCTGTATTTAATTATTTCACTCATCCAATATTATAACATTTTCGGAGTCTTGTTGCTCCTTGCCATTTTACGTTTTTGTCCTTGATGTTGTGAGTATTTGCTGGATGAGCCACTATTTTTGTCCATTTGTGGAGTTGAAAAGTTTGAAATTCCCATATTGTCCCCTAATGGGTACTTATTTACAGGATAGGCTACTCAGTTTCAGCTACCAATAAAAAATCTCTAACAGCAAAATAACTGTTTTTGTCTTTATTGtaagattttcttttttatattttagccTCGTCCTTTTTTTCCTTTGCAAGGTGTTTGGCATTGATATTGGTGTCTCAATTAATACAAACACGTATTGCAAGACTTATTTTGGGAGTAACTCTATTcacaaaattttttttatttttatgattcgAATCTGAAATATCTGATTAAAGGTGAAACTTGGGGTGCGCATGAAAATCAAAATATTGaactaaatagaattattttgattttttaatttcatttttttgggttttcaattcgAATTCTCTATGGTACCAACTGTTGCTTCATTGAATTTGCTTCACTAATAAATTCACGCTTCGACTTTGATCGTTATGAACTAGTATCAAAATGACAAATGGATCTAATTTTAACGGCTGGAACAGTAACAATGAAAATGACCCCCCAAATGCCTGAaccaaaatatgttattgttaTGGAAACCTGTGCAATTATAGGTGGGATGTTCAGTACGATTCTTATAGTACTATTCGGGGAGTCGACAAGCTAATTTCTGTAGATGTATATTTGTAAGGTTGCCTACCTAAACCAGAAGCGGTCATAGATGCTATAGCAAAACTTTGTAAGAAAAAATCTCGAGGGGGTTAGGTCTCAACGAGTGAATCGGTGTTTTACTACTAACCACAAGTTTCATGTTCGAAGCAGCATTCATATGGAGAATTATGATCAAAGagttcttttgatttatttttctataaattcaatattttgatttGACTTTTATGTTGACGTAATTCGATTTTCAGTTTAAATCGAAATAAAACAATGTTTTtaatatactttttaaattataatatatattaatatatataatatatatttatcatataatatttataatatctacGCTCATTAGCTATTTACACTTTAGCTACAGCTCACTATTGCCTACAACTCAAAGcctcaaaatacaaatacatccaACAACCGAAGTCGAAAGTTACTTTTTGCATTGATTTTTGCAACCGAAAGTTAATATATAGTCCTCCATCTGATTTTTGCATTGGAGATGATTATTCTCGTTTGTCACCTAGAAGACTTTAtaagtttatattatttttttttcttaatgtaAGAAAGTTAAACTAGTTcgatttacaaatataatttagctcATTAAATAGGCCCaaaaccgaaaaatcaaaattattaaatcGAAATAGAATCAAATTGAAATTTACATAAATCGAATCGAACGAACTAATGCGGTTCGTTTTTTGGTACACTTAATTTCAtaaccaaaaatcaaaaaaatcgaaataaaaaatcGAACTCTAACCGAAGtaccgaatgcccacccctaggTGGAACAATTATATCAGTACACCACAATTCATATTGGTtaactttgatttatttttattgtattctttattgttattttcatttattgtttggataatttttctttctttttttttttgtggggggggggggggtggttATTGCCGGAATTGATATTACTACTAAAATGATTTTTTGTCATCCCGATTATTATCGTATTATCTGTTTTAAAATGAAGACTAATTTTATGTTGatcatgattttaatttttaaaattaatagaaTAGTCAAATAAATAGTTATCACCATATCGATTTGTGCTTCTAATCTTTTATCGTGTAATTTAGTCAAATAATCTTATTTgattataatatattaattaaatactttTAGTTGCTGATCAGATTTATGTTCTAATGATAAGATTGAGCTAGATGATGGAGTTAATTCCTTAATTTGTTATTGAACTTGTGCAAGTATCTCGTTAAAGTAacttttatttaaaagaaatatatattatcATTAAACTATGCACATCATTCTAAAATAAGGTAAAACtaagaacagttaaaggacctGTTTGGAAAACCAAAAAACGTAAGTATcaaatttcttaaatttcataaGTCTCTCATCTTGCTTGTCAAAATTTGCTCTTAAGCTCTTTGAAATCTTCAaatgtttataaaatataattaatttatttcaattagGCCTCACCAAACTCAAACTTCTCTTCTCAAGCAAAGAAGGAATATAGTAACATTCTTTTAATGTTTACAGCCTCCAAAGTTAAAAACAaagcatactatcaaaatcatcaaatacatAGTAAACATCTTAATCCCACAACTCTAGCTATTTAAACATCATACATATTTTGATTATGCATTCCTCATCGTCTTTCTTTAGGTACTTTATCTGTTTgcctttttagtattttaatttttaaatcctacaaaactataaattaaaacacatgagAAACGACACACAAGGTATTTAAGAAATAGCATAAGCTCGTGTAATTATTATCAAATGTATCGTATTTTCACAATACATCACTTGTTATCTCCGATCCTTGTCGTATTACCCTTCTAAAAATGAAGACTAATTAAAAAATTGTAACTAAAATCAATACTATAATTGTTAATAAGTTGAATAGACAAATAGATAATTGTACTTGCATCAATTTGTATTTTCAATCCTTTATTCATGATATTGTATCCAAACACCTAGCTTAGTTaaaatatgtcttttaaatatctCCAACAAATTATTAAACCTATGCGTCagtaataatatctaaaaattacataaacacacaatttatgttttcaatattacaaaaaatttcaactccctaaacatattagaaaaatct encodes the following:
- the LOC107863147 gene encoding probable inactive purple acid phosphatase 1 isoform X1, yielding MGTLVALLSVMLTLVSLQGVTCHGVQPLSRIAIHKTVLALDSHASIKATPSVLGVNGQNKEWVVLEYSVSNPLTDDWIGVFSPGNFSESSCLPENPRTFPPFLCTAPIKYQYASYSSPHYKDTGKGSLKLQLINQRSDFSFALFSGGIFSPKLVAVSNIVAFANPNAPVYPRLAQGKIWNEMTVTWTSGYGINEAEPFVEWGPKGGQQSRSPAGTLTFDRSSMCGAPARTVGWRDPGFIHTSFLKELWPNKLYTYKLGHRFLNGTYIWNQMYQFKSSPYPGQNSIQRVVIFGDMGKDEADGSNEYNQFQPGALNTTNQLINDLKDIDIVFHIGDICYANGYISQWDQFTSQIEPIASTIPYMLASGNHERDWPGTGSFYGNMDSGGECGVLVQNMFYVPTENKDKFWYSTDYGMFRFCIADTEHDWREGTEQYNFIEHCLASVDRQKQPWLIFLAHRVLGYSSDSSYADEGSFAEPMGRESLQKLWQKYKVDIAIFGHVHNYERTCPIYQNICTNNEKRFYKGGLNGTIHVAAGGAGASLSDFTPIQTKWSIFRDYDHGFVKLTAFDHSNLLFEYKKSSDGKVYDSFRISRDYRDILACTVDSCPSMTLAS
- the LOC107863147 gene encoding probable inactive purple acid phosphatase 1 isoform X2, translating into MGTLVALLSVMLTLVSLQGVTCHGVQPLSRIAIHKTVLALDSHASIKATPSVLGVNPKLVAVSNIVAFANPNAPVYPRLAQGKIWNEMTVTWTSGYGINEAEPFVEWGPKGGQQSRSPAGTLTFDRSSMCGAPARTVGWRDPGFIHTSFLKELWPNKLYTYKLGHRFLNGTYIWNQMYQFKSSPYPGQNSIQRVVIFGDMGKDEADGSNEYNQFQPGALNTTNQLINDLKDIDIVFHIGDICYANGYISQWDQFTSQIEPIASTIPYMLASGNHERDWPGTGSFYGNMDSGGECGVLVQNMFYVPTENKDKFWYSTDYGMFRFCIADTEHDWREGTEQYNFIEHCLASVDRQKQPWLIFLAHRVLGYSSDSSYADEGSFAEPMGRESLQKLWQKYKVDIAIFGHVHNYERTCPIYQNICTNNEKRFYKGGLNGTIHVAAGGAGASLSDFTPIQTKWSIFRDYDHGFVKLTAFDHSNLLFEYKKSSDGKVYDSFRISRDYRDILACTVDSCPSMTLAS
- the LOC107863146 gene encoding abscisic acid receptor PYL8, with protein sequence MMNANGFSGVEKEYIRKHHLHQPKENQCSSFLVKHIRAPVHLVWSLVRRFDQPQKYKPFVSRCIAQGDLEIGSLREVDVKSGLPATTSTERLELLDDEEHILSVRIIGGDHRLRNYSSIISLHPEVIDGRPGTLVIESFVVDVPEGNTKDETCYFVEALINCNLKSLADVSERLAVQDRTEPIDQV